A genomic segment from Flavobacterium sp. 9R encodes:
- a CDS encoding porin produces MRKILVAMLSLGYFVTSAQEVKKDEITKAVMHVLDSINKAKIAEDKEKPKKEHWYDNIGIRGYVQVRYNGLLSTNDKVSCDQCDKSWGTTSTAPDAKANNGFFIRRARIVFSGQVHPNVYFYFQPDFASSPSSGVNNFAQLRDAYFDLSIDKKKEYRFRVGQSKIPFGFENLQSSQNRLSLDRNDAINSAAANERDLGVFFYWAPEEIRERFAMLVRDGYKGSGDYGVFAFGAYNGQTANKTEANRNLHVVTRITYPFVIGNQIIEPGLQAYTGKWAFTSELSTGVTTPNRLQTTDQRIGATFVLYPRPFGIQTEYNIGKGPRYDKVTNTVQVSDLEGGYITLNYKWDLPKKQYLFPFAKFQYYDGGKKFEKDARSYVVRDYELGLEWQPFKAFELVAEWVIADRTFEDSALKNNRQRGNLLRLQAQFNF; encoded by the coding sequence ATGAGAAAAATTTTAGTGGCAATGTTATCATTAGGTTATTTTGTAACAAGTGCTCAAGAAGTAAAGAAAGACGAAATTACAAAAGCGGTAATGCATGTTTTAGATTCTATAAACAAAGCAAAAATCGCTGAAGACAAAGAAAAACCTAAGAAAGAACATTGGTACGATAATATCGGGATAAGAGGTTATGTACAAGTGCGTTACAATGGTTTGCTCTCTACTAACGATAAGGTTTCGTGTGATCAATGTGATAAGTCTTGGGGTACTACTTCTACTGCTCCAGATGCAAAAGCGAATAATGGTTTTTTCATAAGACGTGCGCGTATTGTATTTTCTGGACAAGTTCATCCTAATGTGTATTTTTATTTTCAACCTGATTTTGCTAGTTCACCTAGTTCAGGAGTGAATAATTTTGCTCAATTGCGTGATGCTTATTTTGATTTGTCTATTGACAAGAAGAAAGAATATCGTTTTAGAGTGGGGCAAAGTAAAATACCATTTGGTTTTGAAAATTTGCAATCAAGTCAAAACCGTCTATCCTTAGACCGTAATGATGCTATCAATAGTGCGGCGGCCAATGAGCGTGATTTGGGAGTGTTCTTCTATTGGGCACCTGAAGAAATTAGAGAACGTTTTGCGATGTTGGTAAGAGATGGTTATAAAGGTTCTGGAGATTATGGAGTATTTGCTTTTGGAGCATACAATGGACAAACGGCTAACAAAACGGAAGCTAATAGAAACCTTCACGTGGTAACTAGAATTACTTATCCATTTGTAATTGGTAATCAAATTATCGAACCAGGATTACAGGCATATACTGGAAAATGGGCATTTACATCAGAATTGTCAACTGGGGTGACTACTCCAAACAGATTACAAACTACTGACCAACGTATTGGAGCTACTTTTGTTTTGTATCCAAGACCATTCGGAATCCAGACAGAGTACAATATTGGTAAAGGACCACGTTACGATAAAGTAACAAATACAGTTCAAGTGTCTGATTTAGAAGGAGGGTATATTACTTTGAATTACAAATGGGATTTGCCTAAAAAACAATACTTGTTTCCTTTTGCTAAATTTCAATATTATGATGGAGGGAAGAAATTCGAAAAAGACGCACGTAGTTATGTTGTAAGAGATTATGAGCTAGGACTAGAATGGCAACCTTTTAAAGCTTTCGAATTAGTTGCTGAATGGGTTATTGCTGATAGAACTTTTGAAGATAGTGCTTTAAAAAACAACAGACAAAGAGGGAATTTATTGCGTTTACAAGCGCAGTTCAATTTCTAA
- the pstA gene encoding phosphate ABC transporter permease PstA: METSTTEMQHPFFKTDNKKEDLKGKAVVGITQLAVLLIIAILFIILGIIIYQGRSKFSWEFISSFPTNGMTDGGIFPALIGTFILVVVMSIAAVPFGTITALYLTEYASEKSKFAAAVRFSIRTLAVVPSIIFGLFGLGFFIQFVGTGADTVFNGGELRWGQPNILWASLTMSLLTLPVIIVSVEEALKTIPRELREASLALGATKWETIKNVVLPGSVSGIMTGTILAVSRGAGEVAPILFTGAAYYLASLPGSLSDQFMNLGYHIYIMSTQSSDVEKTMPIQFATTLVLLILTLSLNLVAVLIRSRIRRRAKG, translated from the coding sequence ATGGAAACATCTACAACCGAAATGCAACATCCTTTTTTTAAAACAGATAATAAAAAAGAGGATTTGAAAGGAAAAGCTGTTGTTGGAATTACTCAATTAGCGGTTCTTCTAATCATTGCTATTTTATTTATCATTTTAGGAATTATAATATATCAAGGAAGATCCAAGTTTTCTTGGGAGTTTATTTCTTCTTTTCCTACGAACGGAATGACCGATGGAGGTATATTTCCTGCCTTGATTGGTACTTTTATTCTAGTGGTAGTGATGTCGATTGCTGCGGTACCATTTGGAACTATTACAGCTTTATACCTTACCGAATATGCCAGCGAAAAATCAAAATTTGCTGCTGCGGTTCGCTTCTCAATTCGTACCTTAGCGGTAGTGCCTTCGATTATTTTTGGCCTTTTTGGATTGGGCTTTTTTATTCAGTTTGTGGGTACTGGTGCTGATACCGTTTTTAACGGAGGAGAATTACGTTGGGGACAACCTAACATTCTATGGGCGAGTTTGACAATGTCTTTATTAACCCTTCCGGTGATTATTGTATCGGTGGAAGAAGCACTAAAAACAATCCCAAGAGAATTGCGTGAAGCGAGTTTGGCTTTGGGTGCTACAAAATGGGAAACCATCAAAAATGTGGTTTTGCCAGGTTCTGTTTCCGGAATTATGACAGGAACTATTCTTGCTGTGAGTCGTGGTGCTGGTGAGGTGGCGCCGATTTTGTTTACCGGTGCAGCTTACTACTTAGCATCGCTACCAGGTTCATTGAGTGATCAGTTTATGAATTTAGGGTATCATATTTATATTATGTCTACACAATCTTCGGATGTGGAGAAAACGATGCCGATTCAGTTTGCCACCACTTTGGTTTTATTAATTCTTACTTTGTCGTTGAATTTAGTTGCGGTATTGATAAGATCTAGAATTAGAAGAAGAGCAAAAGGGTAA
- the phoU gene encoding phosphate signaling complex protein PhoU encodes MTHFEIELEKLKDIITKIGVLAEAQVGEAVKAILSEPIEGKEVKKTEHKIDKLDVKIDEICQNIFALQQPVASDLRFIMSAMQISNEIERIGDLSISIIKKTKSIKDKHDLIAKFEIEGLAREIELVMAKTNACFTSKDENTIGEIFVLNKAIKNKTDDTIHEIISEMKSNSKVVVSGTNLVMVLKHLERISEHCTNVAESVYFMVHAKIIKHEKFDLPGEE; translated from the coding sequence ATGACACATTTTGAAATAGAACTAGAAAAATTAAAAGACATTATCACCAAAATAGGTGTTTTGGCAGAAGCTCAAGTTGGTGAAGCCGTAAAAGCTATTTTGTCTGAACCCATCGAAGGCAAAGAGGTTAAAAAAACGGAACATAAGATTGATAAATTGGATGTGAAAATCGATGAGATTTGTCAAAATATTTTTGCGTTGCAGCAACCTGTAGCTTCTGATTTGCGATTCATTATGTCGGCGATGCAAATTAGTAACGAGATTGAGCGAATTGGTGATTTGTCGATAAGTATTATCAAAAAGACAAAAAGTATCAAAGACAAACACGATTTGATTGCTAAGTTTGAAATTGAAGGTTTGGCACGAGAAATCGAGTTGGTAATGGCAAAAACCAATGCTTGTTTTACTTCTAAAGACGAAAATACCATTGGAGAAATATTTGTTTTGAATAAAGCAATCAAAAACAAAACCGACGATACCATTCACGAGATTATTAGTGAAATGAAATCCAATTCAAAAGTGGTTGTTTCTGGAACCAATTTGGTAATGGTTTTGAAGCATTTAGAACGTATTTCTGAGCATTGTACCAATGTAGCCGAATCGGTTTATTTTATGGTTCACGCTAAGATTATCAAACACGAGAAATTTGATCTTCCAGGAGAAGAGTAG
- a CDS encoding transporter has translation MKALIIALTLFTTFMVTAQGDGPRNLTWGPKGVTALIPKWMSLNQNISPGNILVKNAEFKIDVFPITLVHNFNIGGHFAQIMLNAVPGSATGNGNFSDIQGLPASIPSHVQTSGFSDGFIGFKFGIVNAPALNVMEFAKHKQSFSMFLYTRLWYSGTYDEKKPLNLGTNRMSLDIGPVVNMQFSDNPKRSTLLESYAALHLYGTNNSPSLGTSTTPPSFYADETKQLPSFSWENHFSHNFTDKLWGAATLRYQYGGALKVDGVRQDNNMNILGWGVTAGYQILPMLALHTGYGGILAGDNGAKSDMFRLVAVFSYVNMKKVKAQQN, from the coding sequence ATGAAAGCACTAATTATAGCATTAACACTGTTTACTACATTTATGGTAACAGCACAAGGCGATGGACCTCGTAATCTAACCTGGGGACCAAAAGGGGTAACCGCATTAATCCCTAAATGGATGAGTCTAAATCAGAATATTTCTCCAGGAAATATTCTGGTAAAAAATGCCGAATTTAAAATAGATGTTTTTCCAATAACACTCGTTCATAATTTTAATATTGGGGGCCATTTTGCTCAAATAATGCTTAATGCAGTTCCAGGATCAGCAACAGGAAATGGTAATTTTTCAGACATTCAAGGTTTACCAGCAAGTATTCCATCTCACGTACAAACTTCAGGTTTTTCAGATGGGTTTATTGGGTTTAAGTTTGGTATTGTAAATGCCCCAGCATTGAATGTAATGGAATTTGCCAAGCATAAGCAATCGTTTTCGATGTTTCTGTACACCCGTTTGTGGTATTCAGGAACTTATGATGAGAAAAAACCACTTAACTTAGGTACCAACAGAATGAGTTTAGATATTGGACCCGTTGTAAATATGCAGTTTAGTGATAATCCAAAAAGATCTACATTGTTAGAATCTTATGCCGCTTTGCATTTATATGGAACCAATAATTCTCCATCACTAGGCACATCAACTACACCTCCTTCCTTTTATGCTGATGAGACCAAACAGCTTCCCTCTTTCTCTTGGGAAAATCATTTTTCTCATAATTTCACAGACAAGTTATGGGGCGCAGCCACTTTGCGGTATCAATATGGAGGAGCTTTAAAAGTAGATGGTGTTAGGCAAGATAACAATATGAATATTTTGGGTTGGGGAGTGACTGCTGGATACCAGATATTACCAATGTTGGCACTTCATACCGGTTATGGCGGAATTTTGGCAGGCGATAATGGAGCCAAATCAGATATGTTTCGCCTTGTTGCTGTTTTTTCTTATGTGAATATGAAAAAAGTGAAAGCGCAACAAAACTAG
- the pstC gene encoding phosphate ABC transporter permease subunit PstC, giving the protein MNSSFPSNSKFTKDSLKKQFRWSEFLAEKVISTVAFLSIAIIFLIFIFVFKESLPLFSSSKEAAKTEVQATTTAQPETYGGATEDLEPETYGAPVEDLETPEAAVEDLAPETYGEPVEELAVGTEEVTKTAAPNQEGADKTWSTFVSTEWVPVSDNPRFGLIALLVGTLKVTIIAMLIAGPLAILAAIYTSCFASKRRKEIIKPIIEMLAAFPSVVIGFFALMVLATFFQDVFGYDSRLNAFIGGVAMALAAIPIIYTIAEDALSAVPKTYTEASLALGASKSQTAFLVTLPAATPGIFAALLLGIGRVFGETMIALMATGNAALLSANPFESVRTFAATIGSEMAETVFGETHYSVLFFIGSLLFIFSFALNAIAEFYVKGKLIKKFQGK; this is encoded by the coding sequence ATGAATTCTTCTTTCCCCTCGAATTCTAAGTTTACCAAAGACAGTCTAAAAAAACAATTCCGTTGGTCTGAGTTTTTAGCCGAAAAGGTAATTTCTACTGTAGCTTTCTTATCCATCGCTATTATTTTCTTAATCTTTATTTTTGTTTTCAAAGAATCTTTACCTCTTTTTAGTTCGAGTAAAGAAGCTGCTAAAACGGAAGTACAAGCTACTACTACAGCACAACCCGAAACCTATGGCGGAGCCACTGAGGATTTAGAGCCCGAAACCTATGGAGCACCTGTAGAAGATTTGGAAACACCTGAAGCAGCAGTTGAAGATTTAGCTCCCGAAACGTATGGTGAGCCTGTGGAAGAATTAGCAGTGGGTACTGAAGAAGTGACCAAAACAGCAGCACCAAATCAAGAAGGAGCCGATAAAACTTGGAGCACTTTTGTATCTACAGAATGGGTGCCCGTTTCGGATAATCCTCGTTTTGGATTGATTGCCTTATTAGTAGGTACACTAAAAGTGACTATTATTGCAATGCTTATTGCAGGACCCTTAGCCATTTTGGCGGCAATTTACACTTCTTGTTTTGCTTCTAAACGAAGAAAAGAAATCATTAAACCTATTATAGAAATGCTAGCTGCTTTTCCATCGGTGGTGATTGGTTTTTTTGCTTTGATGGTGTTGGCTACTTTTTTTCAAGATGTTTTCGGATATGATTCTCGTTTAAATGCCTTTATTGGTGGAGTAGCGATGGCATTGGCCGCTATTCCAATTATTTATACTATTGCAGAAGATGCGCTTTCGGCTGTGCCTAAAACGTATACCGAAGCGAGTTTGGCTCTAGGGGCTAGCAAATCGCAAACAGCCTTTTTGGTGACTTTGCCAGCGGCAACGCCAGGTATTTTTGCTGCCTTGTTATTAGGTATTGGTCGTGTATTTGGAGAGACTATGATTGCCTTAATGGCCACGGGTAATGCCGCTTTACTATCTGCTAATCCGTTTGAGAGTGTGCGTACTTTTGCCGCTACTATTGGTTCTGAAATGGCCGAAACGGTGTTTGGAGAAACACATTATAGTGTTTTGTTTTTTATAGGATCCTTACTTTTTATTTTTTCTTTTGCTTTGAATGCCATTGCAGAGTTTTATGTAAAAGGAAAGTTGATCAAAAAATTTCAAGGAAAATAA
- a CDS encoding phosphate ABC transporter substrate-binding protein: MYKTKLKLAAALAIVMVIGFSFTMATKITVKGSDTMVILSQKWAEIYMKKNPGTTIQVTGGGSGVGIAALINGSTDIANSSRPIKPAELEKVKAKYNKSSIQIACAKDGLSVFLNKANPVNELTIDQLGAIFSGKITNWKQVGGPDAKIQLYGRESSSGTFEFFKEHVVKTDFAPTCQTLPGTAAIINAVKKDKLGIGYGGAAYAEGVKDCKVKKDAKSKGVLPTAATIKNKTYPISRYLFMYLKEKPTGETKKFIDWILSAEGQKVIVEVGYYPVK; the protein is encoded by the coding sequence ATGTATAAAACAAAATTAAAATTAGCCGCTGCATTAGCAATTGTTATGGTAATCGGATTTTCTTTTACTATGGCAACAAAAATCACAGTAAAGGGATCAGATACTATGGTTATTCTTTCTCAAAAGTGGGCTGAAATATATATGAAGAAAAATCCAGGAACTACCATTCAAGTTACTGGTGGTGGATCAGGTGTAGGAATCGCAGCTTTGATCAATGGTTCTACAGATATTGCCAACTCAAGCCGTCCTATAAAACCAGCTGAATTAGAAAAAGTAAAAGCTAAATACAATAAAAGTAGTATTCAAATTGCTTGCGCAAAAGATGGTTTGTCAGTTTTCTTAAACAAAGCTAATCCAGTAAATGAATTAACAATCGATCAATTAGGAGCTATCTTTTCTGGAAAAATTACTAATTGGAAACAAGTGGGTGGACCAGATGCAAAAATTCAATTGTACGGAAGAGAAAGTAGTTCAGGAACTTTCGAATTCTTTAAAGAGCATGTAGTAAAAACGGACTTCGCGCCTACTTGTCAAACCTTGCCAGGTACAGCAGCTATTATCAATGCTGTGAAAAAAGACAAATTAGGAATTGGATATGGTGGAGCGGCATACGCTGAAGGAGTTAAAGATTGTAAAGTTAAAAAAGACGCTAAAAGCAAAGGGGTTTTACCAACAGCAGCGACTATCAAAAATAAAACGTATCCAATCTCTAGATACTTGTTTATGTACTTGAAAGAGAAACCAACAGGAGAAACCAAGAAGTTCATCGACTGGATTTTGAGTGCAGAAGGACAGAAGGTGATTGTTGAAGTTGGATATTATCCAGTAAAATAA
- a CDS encoding DUF6515 family protein, whose protein sequence is MKNLLKHPNQFTIMIMVIALLLSGIETSAQHHQRSAPNKSVPKRSAPQRSISKPSNSSSNKSISRPSSPSSNRSVSRATNTTSNRKSSSISNKKDSKLGDNNKISNNNKVGNTTNIGSNNKKISGNTVNIDRSKDIHINNSRNTSVRRNNNIHYNRQPYRYGGYRYNCYHPYYPRPYRPYYWGPTWHPWGFFVKTLAVTAIVVSVANQPTPYHYDNGVWYQPSNGGYTAVAAPVGGTVVNIPSGAETVNTGTVNNYYYGGTYYEKSGGGYTVVAPTAGTIVDKIPEGGEEVTIGDVKYVKFGETYYQPVQVDGKDKYEIALVEKD, encoded by the coding sequence ATGAAAAATTTACTTAAACATCCGAATCAATTTACCATTATGATTATGGTAATTGCTTTATTGCTTTCTGGTATAGAAACTTCAGCACAGCATCATCAAAGGTCTGCACCAAATAAATCAGTGCCAAAAAGGTCTGCACCTCAAAGGTCTATATCAAAACCTTCAAATTCATCTTCAAACAAATCCATTTCAAGACCTTCAAGTCCGTCTTCAAATAGATCCGTTTCTAGAGCAACAAATACTACATCTAATAGAAAAAGTTCTTCTATTTCTAACAAAAAAGATTCTAAATTGGGAGATAACAACAAGATTAGCAACAACAATAAGGTAGGCAATACAACCAATATTGGAAGCAATAACAAAAAAATTAGTGGAAATACGGTTAACATAGACAGAAGTAAAGATATTCACATAAACAATAGTCGTAATACTTCTGTAAGACGCAACAACAACATTCATTATAATCGTCAGCCCTATCGATATGGAGGGTATCGTTACAATTGCTATCATCCATATTATCCAAGACCATATCGCCCTTATTATTGGGGACCTACTTGGCACCCTTGGGGATTTTTCGTTAAAACTCTTGCAGTGACCGCTATAGTAGTTAGCGTTGCCAATCAGCCTACACCTTATCATTATGACAATGGCGTTTGGTATCAACCATCAAATGGTGGTTATACTGCTGTTGCAGCACCTGTTGGGGGAACGGTTGTCAATATACCTTCGGGCGCTGAAACAGTCAATACCGGAACTGTCAACAATTATTATTATGGCGGCACCTATTATGAAAAGTCAGGTGGAGGGTATACAGTAGTAGCGCCTACAGCGGGAACAATCGTTGATAAAATACCTGAAGGTGGCGAAGAGGTAACCATTGGAGATGTGAAATACGTAAAATTTGGAGAAACTTACTACCAACCTGTTCAAGTAGATGGTAAAGATAAATATGAAATTGCTTTAGTAGAAAAGGATTAA
- the pstB gene encoding phosphate ABC transporter ATP-binding protein PstB has product MKDIKIHVNDLSLYYGEKKALKEISMQVPANKVTALIGPSGCGKSTFLRCINRMNDLIPDVKITGQMLVEGVDIYDKNVDVVNIRKKIGMVFQKSNPFPKSIYENIAYGPKINGIKDKTQLDEIVETSLRQAAIWEELKDRLDDSAMGLSGGQQQRLCIARTLAVSPDIILMDEPASALDPISTSKIEELVHELKEQYTIIIVTHNMQQAARTSDHTAFFYMGELIEMGKTKDIFTKPEKKQTEDYITGRFG; this is encoded by the coding sequence ATGAAGGATATAAAAATACACGTTAATGATTTGTCGTTATATTATGGCGAAAAAAAGGCATTAAAGGAGATTTCGATGCAAGTACCTGCGAATAAGGTGACGGCTTTGATTGGACCATCGGGTTGCGGGAAATCTACTTTTTTGAGATGTATTAATAGAATGAATGATTTGATTCCGGATGTCAAAATTACGGGACAAATGCTCGTTGAAGGGGTTGATATTTATGATAAGAATGTAGATGTAGTTAATATCAGAAAGAAGATTGGAATGGTTTTTCAAAAATCGAATCCATTTCCGAAATCTATCTACGAAAACATTGCTTATGGTCCTAAGATTAATGGGATTAAAGATAAAACACAGTTAGACGAGATTGTTGAAACTTCTTTGCGACAAGCCGCTATTTGGGAAGAGTTGAAAGACCGTTTGGACGATTCGGCTATGGGACTTTCTGGAGGACAACAACAACGATTGTGTATTGCTAGAACTTTGGCAGTAAGTCCGGATATTATTTTGATGGATGAGCCTGCTAGTGCTTTAGACCCTATTTCTACTTCAAAAATTGAAGAATTGGTGCACGAATTGAAAGAGCAATACACGATCATTATTGTGACGCACAATATGCAACAAGCGGCAAGAACTAGTGACCATACCGCGTTTTTCTATATGGGAGAATTGATAGAAATGGGTAAAACCAAAGATATTTTTACTAAACCAGAGAAGAAACAAACGGAAGATTATATTACAGGTAGATTTGGTTAA